In Cherax quadricarinatus isolate ZL_2023a chromosome 71, ASM3850222v1, whole genome shotgun sequence, one DNA window encodes the following:
- the LOC128700404 gene encoding gem-associated protein 8 isoform X4 — translation MPDEKEKNCTKGLNKLWYSDAKYGQFWQHYNTMIMTAHHDAIVKARYVAAHTKAALSNLQSSMYLHANNSQDRHSENFSVKKHCSSSCSTRNSAEIARANRNRQKRKRKMRNRRLRELASNNNQGGLSDTELLHSQMSQGMHIEDADEEGMEVTDDFLKFLEQSEKHREQWKVKKKKLKCISGSISPSEEPLGDGGSREHPDTIRSREMQQLYGQASARIHAMETALQLSFDRFSTLHQPQYWPNIPINVIFS, via the exons ATGCCTGATGAAAAAGAAAAGAATTGTACCAAAGGTTTGAACAAACTTTGGTACAGTGATGCTAAATATGGTCAATTttggcaacactacaacaccatgaTCATGACAGCTCACCATGATGCTATTGTGAAAGCAAGATATGTTGCAGCTCATACCAAGGCTGCACTCTCTAATCTA CAGAGCTCAATGTATCTACATGCAAACAATTCTCAAGATAGGCATTCAGAGAATTTTTCAGTTAAAAAACACTGTTCTTCCTCGTGTTCGACCAGAAACTCAGCTGAGATTGCAAGAGCCAACAGAAACAGGcagaagaggaaaaggaaaatGAGGAATAGGAGACTAAGGGAATTAGCCAGTAACAATAATCAAGGAGGTCTGAGTGACACAGAGCTGTTGCACTCTCAGATGAGTCAAGGGATGCACATTGAAGATGCTGATGAGGAGGGCATGGAGGTAACTGACGACTTCTTGAAATTTCTTGAGCAAAGCGAGAAGCACCGAGAGCAGTGGAAAGTTAAGAAGAAAAAACTAAAATGTATCAGTGGTTCAATTTCCCCTTCAGAAGAGCCATTGGGTGATGGAGGTTCCAGG gaACATCCTGATACAATAAGGAGTCGTGAGATGCAGCAGTTATATGGGCAGGCGTCTGCACGAATACACGCCATGGAAACTGCACTCCAGCTTTCCTTTGACCGCTTCTCCACCTTACACCAGCCTCAGTACTGGCCAAACATACCCATCAATGTCATTTTTAGCTAG
- the LOC128700404 gene encoding gem-associated protein 8 isoform X1 encodes MISSEWRHLSTSEMPDEKEKNCTKGLNKLWYSDAKYGQFWQHYNTMIMTAHHDAIVKARYVAAHTKAALSNLQSSMYLHANNSQDRHSENFSVKKHCSSSCSTRNSAEIARANRNRQKRKRKMRNRRLRELASNNNQGGLSDTELLHSQMSQGMHIEDADEEGMEVTDDFLKFLEQSEKHREQWKVKKKKLKCISGSISPSEEPLGDGGSREHPDTIRSREMQQLYGQASARIHAMETALQLSFDRFSTLHQPQYWPNIPINVIFS; translated from the exons ATGCCTGATGAAAAAGAAAAGAATTGTACCAAAGGTTTGAACAAACTTTGGTACAGTGATGCTAAATATGGTCAATTttggcaacactacaacaccatgaTCATGACAGCTCACCATGATGCTATTGTGAAAGCAAGATATGTTGCAGCTCATACCAAGGCTGCACTCTCTAATCTA CAGAGCTCAATGTATCTACATGCAAACAATTCTCAAGATAGGCATTCAGAGAATTTTTCAGTTAAAAAACACTGTTCTTCCTCGTGTTCGACCAGAAACTCAGCTGAGATTGCAAGAGCCAACAGAAACAGGcagaagaggaaaaggaaaatGAGGAATAGGAGACTAAGGGAATTAGCCAGTAACAATAATCAAGGAGGTCTGAGTGACACAGAGCTGTTGCACTCTCAGATGAGTCAAGGGATGCACATTGAAGATGCTGATGAGGAGGGCATGGAGGTAACTGACGACTTCTTGAAATTTCTTGAGCAAAGCGAGAAGCACCGAGAGCAGTGGAAAGTTAAGAAGAAAAAACTAAAATGTATCAGTGGTTCAATTTCCCCTTCAGAAGAGCCATTGGGTGATGGAGGTTCCAGG gaACATCCTGATACAATAAGGAGTCGTGAGATGCAGCAGTTATATGGGCAGGCGTCTGCACGAATACACGCCATGGAAACTGCACTCCAGCTTTCCTTTGACCGCTTCTCCACCTTACACCAGCCTCAGTACTGGCCAAACATACCCATCAATGTCATTTTTAGCTAG
- the LOC128700404 gene encoding gem-associated protein 8 isoform X3, with protein MQEMPDEKEKNCTKGLNKLWYSDAKYGQFWQHYNTMIMTAHHDAIVKARYVAAHTKAALSNLQSSMYLHANNSQDRHSENFSVKKHCSSSCSTRNSAEIARANRNRQKRKRKMRNRRLRELASNNNQGGLSDTELLHSQMSQGMHIEDADEEGMEVTDDFLKFLEQSEKHREQWKVKKKKLKCISGSISPSEEPLGDGGSREHPDTIRSREMQQLYGQASARIHAMETALQLSFDRFSTLHQPQYWPNIPINVIFS; from the exons ATGCCTGATGAAAAAGAAAAGAATTGTACCAAAGGTTTGAACAAACTTTGGTACAGTGATGCTAAATATGGTCAATTttggcaacactacaacaccatgaTCATGACAGCTCACCATGATGCTATTGTGAAAGCAAGATATGTTGCAGCTCATACCAAGGCTGCACTCTCTAATCTA CAGAGCTCAATGTATCTACATGCAAACAATTCTCAAGATAGGCATTCAGAGAATTTTTCAGTTAAAAAACACTGTTCTTCCTCGTGTTCGACCAGAAACTCAGCTGAGATTGCAAGAGCCAACAGAAACAGGcagaagaggaaaaggaaaatGAGGAATAGGAGACTAAGGGAATTAGCCAGTAACAATAATCAAGGAGGTCTGAGTGACACAGAGCTGTTGCACTCTCAGATGAGTCAAGGGATGCACATTGAAGATGCTGATGAGGAGGGCATGGAGGTAACTGACGACTTCTTGAAATTTCTTGAGCAAAGCGAGAAGCACCGAGAGCAGTGGAAAGTTAAGAAGAAAAAACTAAAATGTATCAGTGGTTCAATTTCCCCTTCAGAAGAGCCATTGGGTGATGGAGGTTCCAGG gaACATCCTGATACAATAAGGAGTCGTGAGATGCAGCAGTTATATGGGCAGGCGTCTGCACGAATACACGCCATGGAAACTGCACTCCAGCTTTCCTTTGACCGCTTCTCCACCTTACACCAGCCTCAGTACTGGCCAAACATACCCATCAATGTCATTTTTAGCTAG
- the LOC128700404 gene encoding gem-associated protein 8 isoform X2 has product MISSEWRHLSTSEMPDEKEKNCTKGLNKLWYSDAKYGQFWQHYNTMIMTAHHDAIVKARYVAAHTKAALSNLSSMYLHANNSQDRHSENFSVKKHCSSSCSTRNSAEIARANRNRQKRKRKMRNRRLRELASNNNQGGLSDTELLHSQMSQGMHIEDADEEGMEVTDDFLKFLEQSEKHREQWKVKKKKLKCISGSISPSEEPLGDGGSREHPDTIRSREMQQLYGQASARIHAMETALQLSFDRFSTLHQPQYWPNIPINVIFS; this is encoded by the exons ATGCCTGATGAAAAAGAAAAGAATTGTACCAAAGGTTTGAACAAACTTTGGTACAGTGATGCTAAATATGGTCAATTttggcaacactacaacaccatgaTCATGACAGCTCACCATGATGCTATTGTGAAAGCAAGATATGTTGCAGCTCATACCAAGGCTGCACTCTCTAATCTA AGCTCAATGTATCTACATGCAAACAATTCTCAAGATAGGCATTCAGAGAATTTTTCAGTTAAAAAACACTGTTCTTCCTCGTGTTCGACCAGAAACTCAGCTGAGATTGCAAGAGCCAACAGAAACAGGcagaagaggaaaaggaaaatGAGGAATAGGAGACTAAGGGAATTAGCCAGTAACAATAATCAAGGAGGTCTGAGTGACACAGAGCTGTTGCACTCTCAGATGAGTCAAGGGATGCACATTGAAGATGCTGATGAGGAGGGCATGGAGGTAACTGACGACTTCTTGAAATTTCTTGAGCAAAGCGAGAAGCACCGAGAGCAGTGGAAAGTTAAGAAGAAAAAACTAAAATGTATCAGTGGTTCAATTTCCCCTTCAGAAGAGCCATTGGGTGATGGAGGTTCCAGG gaACATCCTGATACAATAAGGAGTCGTGAGATGCAGCAGTTATATGGGCAGGCGTCTGCACGAATACACGCCATGGAAACTGCACTCCAGCTTTCCTTTGACCGCTTCTCCACCTTACACCAGCCTCAGTACTGGCCAAACATACCCATCAATGTCATTTTTAGCTAG